In the Streptomyces sp. WMMC940 genome, GGCGCGTCGCCCGGGCGGGCGGGGCCGGGCGCCGCGATCGACTGCACCGGCCGGGCGTCGAGGTCGTACACCCGCAGTCCGCCCTCCTTGGCGGTCGCCATCACCAGGCTGCGGCCGGGGTCGACGGTGTTGCGCCAGATCGCGGGGTCGTCCGCGTTCGCGTTGCCGCCCGCCTCGTCGTCGTACAGCGTGGGCGCCTCTGCCGCGGGGGTGACGGCAGGCAGGGCGGAGGCGGTGGGTCCGGCGGGGTCCGGGGACGCCGCGGCGGCCGGGAGGGCGGCGGACGCCACGAGGACCAGGCCCAGTACGGCGGTGGCCGTCCGGAAGGACCGGAAGGGACAGAACGGAAGGGATCCGTTCACGAAGCACTCCTACATGTCGGGAACATGACGACTTCCCGTTCGAGGGTGGAAGCGGCGGATGACGGCCCGGCGTCCGGGACACGGTGCCCGGGTGTGCACGCCGTGAACTTGGCCGACCCACGCCGGGAAGCGCAGTATCGAATGGTGGGGCGCGATCCACCGGCCGGTGCCCCCACAACCACTTCTCCGCCTGACCGCGCCGACGCCCCGCCCCGGACACCGCACTCCGGTGGCCCCGGGGACCTGCGGCATCGGCGCAGGAGGTGACACCACCATGAAACTCCCGACCGAGCGCGCCCGACACTCCGCGGGCCCCGTCGCGGTCGGCGCGGCCGACGCGGGCGTGTTGCTGCTCCGGCTGGCCGTCGGACTGGTCCTGGCGGGGCACGGGGCCCAGAAGCTGTTCGGCTGGTTCGGCGGCCCCGGCCTGGAGGCCACGGGCAAGGGCTTCTCGCAGCTCGGCTGGGACCCGGGCGTCTTCTACGCCGGACTGGCCGGGGTCTCCGAGTTCCTGGGCGGTCTGGGCCTGGCCCTCGGCATGCTCACGCCCCTCTCCGCGGCGGCCTGCATCGGGGTCATGGTCAACGCCATGGCGATCGCCCCCGAGATCGACCTGTGGTCCGCCGCCGGCACCGCCTTCGTCTACCCGATGATCCTCGCCGTCGGCGCGCTCACCGTCGCCGCGGTGGGACCGCTCAGGCTCTCCCTCGACGCGCGTTTCCCGTGGCGGGACGGCGGCTGGCTCCCGGCGGGGTTCGCGCTGGTCCTGGGTGTCGTCGGGGCGTTCGTCATCCTGGCGCTGAAGTAGCCGGGCGGCCCCCGGTCGGACCGCAGTGATCGCGGCCGCGGCGATCGCGAAATAATCTGTTCCGTGCCGGTTTGTTCGGCAGTACGGCGATCGAGCGACCCCGCCAGACGAGGTGCAGGCGATGTCCGACAGGCGTCCACGCGCGGTACGGGCGGGCAGGTGGCCGCTCCGGGGCTCCGGTCACGGCCGGCAGCCGGCCGACCCCGCCCCCGAGCACTCCATGGACCCGCGGGCGGAGCACGAGTCGCAGGAGCCGGCACCGCTGGAACGCAGCATCGTGGACGCGGCGCTCTACCGCGACGGGCGCCGGATGGAGACGCCCACCTCGCTGGCGGAGATCTACCACCGCCTCCCCGGAGAGCCGGGCACGATGGCCTGGATCGGGCTGTTCCGGCCCTCCCCCGCCCAGCTGTGGGAGGCGGCGGAGCAGTTCGGGCTGCACGAACTGGCCGTCGAGGACGCCATCGTCGCCCACCAACGCCCCAAGCTGGAGCGGTACGGGAAGACGCTCTTCGTCGTGCTGCGCCCGGCCCGGTACCTGGACGAGGCCGAGGAGGTGGACTTCGGCGAGATCCACGTCTTCGTCGGCCCCGAGTTCGTCCTCACCGTGCGGCACAGCCAGACCCCGGACCTCGCGGTCGTGCGCAGCCGGCTGGAGGCCGACCCGGATCTGCTGGCCCTCGGCCCCGAGGCGGTGCTGTACGCCATCCTGGACGCGGTCGTCGACGGCTACGCCCCGGTGATCGCGGGCCTCCAGCACGACATCGACGAGATCGAGACCGAGGTCTTCCGCGGCGACCCGAAGGTCTCCCGGCGGATCTACGAGCTGTCCCGCGAGGTCGTGGACTTCCAGCGGGCCACCCGACCGCTGCTGGCCATCATGAACGGGCTCCAGGCCGGCTTCCAGAAGTACGGCACGAACGAGGAGCTCCAGCGCTACCTCCGGGACGTGGCGGACCACGCCACCACCGTCGCCGAGCGGGTCAACGGCTTCCGGCAGGCGCTCGGCGACATCCTCACCGTCAACACCACCCTCGTCTCGCAGGCGCAGAACGAGGAGATGAAGATGCTCGCGGAGGCCGGCCACGCCCAGAACAACGAGATCAAGAAGATCTCCAGCTGGGCCGCCATCCTCTTCGCGCCCACCCTCATCGGCACCGTCTACGGGATGAACTTCGTCCACATGCCCGAGCTCGACTGGCGCTTCGGCTACCCGTTCGCCCTCGCGCTGATGCTGCTGGTGTGCATCAGCCTGTACCTCGTCTTCAAGCGCCGTGACTGGCTCTGACCCGACCGCATCCGGCCGCCCGGCGCCCGCCGCCGGACCCCGCGGAGGCCTTCGCGTCACAATGGGTGGTGAGGACATGCCGTCCACAGCGGTGAGGCGGGACCGAGGATGCCCTACATAGCCGTGACCGCCCTGAGCGACGTCGGGCTGATCCGCGAGCACAACGAGGACAGTCTCGTCGCCGGCCCCTGGACCCTGTGCGGCACCGTGACGGAGAACCCGCAGACGCTGCTCTTCCCGCTGGGCACCCCGCTCGTCGCCGCCGTCGCCGACGGGCTCGGCGGGCAGCCAGCCGGTGAGGTGGCCAGCGCGCTCGTCGTACGGCAGCTCGCCGCGCTCGGCCCCGCACTGGACGACGAGGACGCCGTCAACGAGGCGCTGAACATGTGCAACCACATGGTGTACTCGGCCGCCGACGACAACCCCGACCTGCTCACGATGGGCACCACGATCGCGGGCGTCGTCGTCCTGCGCGGCTCGGTGACGGTGTTCAACGTCGGCGACAGCAAGGTCTACGCCGCGGCCGAGGACGGACTGCGGCAGCTGAGCGTGGACGACAGCCCACCGGCGGCACCGGGACGGCGTGTCACGACGGCCGTCACCCAGACACTCGGCGGCGGTCCCTCCTACACCCCCGTCACGCCCCATGTCACGACCACCTCGCTGTCCCCGGGCGGCCGCTGCCTGGTGTGCACCGACGGGCTGACGGACCCGGTGCCGGACGAGGAACTCCACGCCCTGCTGCGGGTGCACGACGACGGCAGGGCCGCCTATGAACTGTGGAAGGCCGCCATCGAGGCGGGTGGACCGGACAACATCACGCTGGCGCTGGTCCGCATCGGCGAGTAGCGGCGGCCCACGCGCGGTCGGCCGCCGCCCGGAAACGGACGGTGCCCCGGAGCCGAGGCTCCGGGGCACCGTCCTCGTGCGCGGGTGGGGCGTGCATCCGGTGCCTCACCGCGTCACGCGGGACTACTCCACGTCGTGGCAGACCGCGAAGGCGGTGATCGTGCCGCCTGCGACGACGACCTCCGCGGACGCCCTCCATCCGGTGGCGGGGCCCGTGCCGACGAACACCGGCGCGCTGTCCTCGACCTCGATCGAGGTGAGGTCGCTGGTGTCGAAGCCACCGCCGATGGCGATGTCGTTGCCGAGGCAGAGGGCCGTCGACTCGACGTCCGTGCCGACGATGTCGCTGGTCGCGACCAGGCCGGTCACGACGTAGGTGTCGAGCTCACCCTCGGGGCCGGCCGGCCCGGGAGGGCCCTGCGGACCCTGCGGGCCACGCTCGCCACGCTCGCCGCGCTCACCACGGCGGTCGTCGTCGAAGCTCATCACCAGGGCGCCTGAGCCCGGCAGCGCGACGCTCTGCCCGGAGGGCAGTGTGTCGGCCACGGCAGCGGTGCTCGGGACGACACTGAGCAGGGCGGCGACGGCGCCGGCCGAGACCAGCGTGGCGGTCTTCGTGCGGGAACTACGGATTGTACGGCTCACCAGAGAACCTTCCTCGCGGAACTTGGAGTGACCGAACCACCGGCGTGCACGCACTCGGCAGTGCGCTTCGTCCGCCTGAGCGTCACGCAGTGCGTGGCCACGGGCCACAGTCTTCACTCTCCGCGATCGAGGCATTACCGATCGGCACGTGTCGCGGGCGCAATCACCCGTGCGGCTGCGAAACCCGGCAGCCCCCGTACTCAATTCGGACCTCTCGCGTTTCGCGCGCGCCCGCGTCAGCACTCCATCAGGTCCAGTGCGTGCTTGACCGAGAGGGCACAGAGAAAGAGCCGCCGGGAAATCTCGGCGGCAATCAGATCGCGTACCGGAGAGGACGGGTGGACCAGGACGATGTTCCGCTCGTGGCGCTTCCAGGAAAGAAGGAGATCCAGCAACTCGTTGTCGCACTCGGTGATTTCCGCGCAGTCGACGACGAGCCGCGAGTACCCGGACTTCACGGCGACGGTCAGCATCAGCCGCAGGGGGTAGACGCTCTCGCGGTCGACCACTCCCCGGAGGGCGATGACCAGTGTGCGGTCGATGGTCCGGCAGTAGGAGATGGCCGGTGGGTCGTTCCGCCGCCCGGGAGTGCCGCAGGGGCCAGGGTCCGCGGTATCCGAATGCACCGCGACCGACTCTGCGACTGTCATGCTGCTGTACCCCTTCGCGGTGTGCCGCCCGAATGCCGCTCTACAACTACCGTAAAAGTGCCGGGAACTGCACCCGGGGAGCGATCCATACGGGTGACGGCAACCGGTTCCAGCAGGCCGGCGGAGATCTGCTTTCCTTATCAACTGGCATCTCCGGTGCACCGGCCGGGTCGCGCCCCGGGCGCCGACGTGTCCATCGGCGCGGGAAATCGTTTTGTCGTCGATGAATTCTTCCAACGCTTCGCCGCCTCCCGGGTCTTCGGACCCCCTGGCCCCACCGGCCCCCCACGCCGGAGTCCTGGCGTGGGAGCGCCGTCCCGGTTCCGGGCGGTCCGGCCCCCGTCACCGCGGCGCGGACGAACTCGCCCAGACACCGGTGTACGTGCAACTGGTGTCCGAGTGGCGGGCGCGCGGGGCGATGCTGCCGGGCGCACGCGATCCGCAGTGGGACCGGCTCGTCTCCCTCCGCGCGTTCGAGGAGGACACCCGGCGCACGCTCCGCATGCTCCGGCTGGAGCGGGATCCGCCGCCGCTGCTGCCCGACACGGAGGCGCGGCCGACCGCCGGGGACACCGACCACCCGTCCGTACCGGGCGCGGTCGCGCACCTCCCGGGGCCCCGCTGAGGGCCGTCCCGCGAACCCCGGCCCGGACCAGCCGGCCCGGCTCCGCCCGCCGGCACCACCCGTCCTCGTGGCTACGACCCTGAATCGTGAAAACTTGAGCCATTGGAGCTCATCGTGTGAATTCTCGGGAGAGCGCGAGTCCAGGACCCGGGCGAAGCGTTTGTGCGTATGTGGAACCGCGAGAGTTGTGGGAAAGAAATACAGTCCTTGCGAATGCCTTCTGCACCAGCGACGACCGGGTGCGGCTGGCCCAGAGCGCACTCGACGAGGCCCAGGCCGACCGTACGAGGATGCTGGCCGCATTCGCGGTGGTCGTCGGCGACGACGGCACCGTCGCCGGCATGATGGGCCTGCCGGAACGAGAGGTCAGGGTTGCCCGCAGGACCGTCGGCCGGGAAGGCGCGCGTACCGTCGCGGCCAATCTACTGACACGAATGTCGGATCAGTCCGCCGATATGGGCGGGGAACCCGTGCAGACGGCCGGGGAGACCACGGCGTCTTTTCCCCGGGCGGAGCCGGCCGCGGTGCCGGTCTCGGCTCCGCCCGTGTCCCCGTACACCACCGCACAGCCGTCCCAGCAGACCGGTACCTATTCGGTTCCAGTGGTCGAGGAACAGATCTGGGCCGAACCCGTCCCGCCCGTCCAACCCGTCCAGCCCGTTCCGTCCACGCAGCCCGCAAGTCCCGTCTGGTCTCCCTCGATGGATTCCGTTCTGGTGTGGAGCTGGCACTCCGGGCTGGATCTCCAGGTCGTCGCGAACGAACTCGGTCTGGAACTGCGAACGGTTCTCCAGCGCGTACAGACCCTCGCCGCGGACGGCCAGCTCGTGAAAGCCGACCAGGTCGCGCCGCGGGACTACTCGAGTGGCTCACGGGACCACTCGGTCCCGTCGAGGGACTACGCGAACGGTTCGAGGGAGTACGCGACCGGTTCGAGGGAGTACTCGGGCCGGCACCGGCGGCACGAGGAGCCGATGGAGTTCTCCGACACCGGATCGTTCGGACTGGGCGGACTTTTCTCCAGCGCTTCCTGGTCCTGAGCGCCCACTGGCGCTCGCGCGTGCTGCCGCCCGACGGCGGGCGGCGCACGATGGAGGCATGGACCGCGACCTCGCGGCCGTCAGCCTTCCCGGGCGGGTCGCCGGCCCCGACGAGGGGATCAGCCCCGAGGAGCTGGCCCTCGCCGCCCGCAACCACGGAATGCCGCTGGAGGCACTCCGGTACGGGCTGACGCCCCCGGGGCTGCACTACGTCCTCGTCCACTACGACATACCCGCCGCCGAGGCCGCCGACTGGCGGATCGGCGTCGGCGGGCTGGTGCGGACACCGCTGCGGCTGGACGTGGCGGACCTCAGGTCGTACCCGTCCGTCACGCTGCGCGTCACGATGGAGTGCGCGGGGAACGGGCGGGCCCGGCTCACCCCCCGGCCGGTGAGCCAGCCGTGGCTGGTGGAGGCGGTGGGCACCGCGGAGTGGACCGGCGTACCGCTGCGCACCCTGCTGCGGGAGGCCCGAGTGGAGCCCGGCGCCGTCGAGGCGGTGTTCACCGGCGCCGACCACGGCGTGGAGCGCGGTGTCGAACAGGACTACCGCCGCAGCCTGCCGCTGAGCGTGGCCATGGGAGACGACCCGGAGGTGCTGGTCGCCTACGCGATGAACGGCGGTCCGCTGCCGCCGCAGCACGGCCACCCCGTGCGGCTCGTCGTCCCCGGCTGGTACGGCATGGCCCAGGTGAAGTGGCTGTGCGACATCAACCTGACCGACACCCCCTTCACCGGCTTCCAGCAGTCCGTCGCGTACCGCTACCGACAGTCCGCGGACGAGCCCGGCGAGCCGGTCACCCGCATCGCCCCGCGCGCCCTGATGATCCCGCCGGGCTTCCCCGACTTCATGTCCCGCACCAGGGTGCTGCGCCCCGGCCGGACCGGGCTGGAGGGCCGTGCCTGGTCCGGCCACGCGCCGGTCGTGCGGGTGGAGGTCAGCACCGACGACGGGCGGAGCTGGCACGACGCGGCGCTCGACGTCCCGGAGGGCGGCACCTGGGCCTGGCGCCACTGGCACACGGCCTGGACGGCGACCCCCGGCAGCCATGTGCTCGTCGCGCGCGCCACCGACGCCGACGGCCGCACCCAGCCCCTCGACCAGCCGTGGAACCGGGGCGGCTTCGGGAACAACCTGGTGCAGCGGATCCCCGTCGTGTGCCTGCCGGAGGGTGCCTGAGGCGCGCTCCGGCCCGACTTGCGAAGCGGCCCCCCATGGGGTTGGTTCGAAGGAGAACCCCTGTTGGGGGTGAGCCACTGTGCTGTTCACCGATCGCGTCGACGCGGGGCAGCGCCTCGCCGGGGCACTCGGGCATCTTCGGGAGGCCGATCCCGTCGTGCTCGGGCTGCCGAGGGGCGGAGTACCGGTGGCCTTCCAGGTGGCGCGGGCACTGGGCGCGCCGCTGGACGTGATCGTCGTACGCAAGCTGGGCGTGCCGTACCACCGGGAGCTGGGGTTCGGCGCCATCGGCGAGGGCGGCATCCGGGTCATCAGCGACGACATCGTCCGCCGGGGCCATGTCTCCGAGAAGGACGTCGCGTCGGTGGAACGGGCCGAGGCCGCCGAACTGACCCGGCAGGCCGAGCGGTTCAGGGCCGACCGGCCGCGCGTCGACATCAGGGGCCGGACCGTGATCGTCGTGGACGACGGGATCGCGACCGGGGCCACGGCCGCCGCGGCCTGCGAGGTCGTCCGTGCGCAGGGAGCGGCTCGGGTGGTGCTCGCCGCCCCCGTCGCGCCCCCGGACGCGGTGTCCTGGCTGCGTACCGAGGCGGACGAGGTGGTGTGCCTGTCGACACCGAGGGCGTTCTCGGCCGTGGGTGAGTGGTACCAGGACTTCTCGCAGACGCCGGACGAGGAGGTCGTCGCGCTGCTGGCGCAGTCGGCAGCAGACCCGCCGAGCGCCGCCAAGACCGAGGACGTCGAGGTGGAGGTGGGCACCGTGCGGCTCGCCGGGGAACTCGCCCTGCCGGAGGACGCCGCCGCAGTGGTGATGTTCGCCCACGGCTCCGGGAGCAGCCGGCACAGCCCGCGCAACCGGACCGTGGCGGCGGCCCTGAACACCGCAGGTCTCGGCACCCTGCTGTTCGACCTGCTCACCGAGCCGGAGGCCGCCGACCGCAGGAACGTCTTCGACATCGAGGTGCTGGCCGACCGGCTCTCTGGGGCCACCGCGTGGCTGCGCACCCGCACTCCCGTCCCCATCGGCTACTTCGGTGCGTCGACCGGTGCCGCCGCGGCGCTCTGGGCGGCGTCGAGCGCAGGTCCCGAGGTCGGTGCCGTCGTCTCGCGCGGCGGCCGTCCCGACCTGGCCGGGTCACGGCTGCCAGGGGTGCGCGCCCCGACATTGCTGATCGTCGGGGGGCGTGACACGACCGTCCTCGACCTCAACCGCCAGGCGCAGTCGGCGCTGCGCTGCGAGTGCCGTCTGGTGGTCGTCCCGGGTGCGACGCATCTCTTCGAGGAGCCGGGGGCG is a window encoding:
- a CDS encoding DoxX family protein, which produces MKLPTERARHSAGPVAVGAADAGVLLLRLAVGLVLAGHGAQKLFGWFGGPGLEATGKGFSQLGWDPGVFYAGLAGVSEFLGGLGLALGMLTPLSAAACIGVMVNAMAIAPEIDLWSAAGTAFVYPMILAVGALTVAAVGPLRLSLDARFPWRDGGWLPAGFALVLGVVGAFVILALK
- a CDS encoding magnesium and cobalt transport protein CorA, with amino-acid sequence MSDRRPRAVRAGRWPLRGSGHGRQPADPAPEHSMDPRAEHESQEPAPLERSIVDAALYRDGRRMETPTSLAEIYHRLPGEPGTMAWIGLFRPSPAQLWEAAEQFGLHELAVEDAIVAHQRPKLERYGKTLFVVLRPARYLDEAEEVDFGEIHVFVGPEFVLTVRHSQTPDLAVVRSRLEADPDLLALGPEAVLYAILDAVVDGYAPVIAGLQHDIDEIETEVFRGDPKVSRRIYELSREVVDFQRATRPLLAIMNGLQAGFQKYGTNEELQRYLRDVADHATTVAERVNGFRQALGDILTVNTTLVSQAQNEEMKMLAEAGHAQNNEIKKISSWAAILFAPTLIGTVYGMNFVHMPELDWRFGYPFALALMLLVCISLYLVFKRRDWL
- a CDS encoding PP2C family protein-serine/threonine phosphatase, whose translation is MPYIAVTALSDVGLIREHNEDSLVAGPWTLCGTVTENPQTLLFPLGTPLVAAVADGLGGQPAGEVASALVVRQLAALGPALDDEDAVNEALNMCNHMVYSAADDNPDLLTMGTTIAGVVVLRGSVTVFNVGDSKVYAAAEDGLRQLSVDDSPPAAPGRRVTTAVTQTLGGGPSYTPVTPHVTTTSLSPGGRCLVCTDGLTDPVPDEELHALLRVHDDGRAAYELWKAAIEAGGPDNITLALVRIGE
- a CDS encoding STAS domain-containing protein, encoding MTVAESVAVHSDTADPGPCGTPGRRNDPPAISYCRTIDRTLVIALRGVVDRESVYPLRLMLTVAVKSGYSRLVVDCAEITECDNELLDLLLSWKRHERNIVLVHPSSPVRDLIAAEISRRLFLCALSVKHALDLMEC
- a CDS encoding sulfite oxidase — encoded protein: MDRDLAAVSLPGRVAGPDEGISPEELALAARNHGMPLEALRYGLTPPGLHYVLVHYDIPAAEAADWRIGVGGLVRTPLRLDVADLRSYPSVTLRVTMECAGNGRARLTPRPVSQPWLVEAVGTAEWTGVPLRTLLREARVEPGAVEAVFTGADHGVERGVEQDYRRSLPLSVAMGDDPEVLVAYAMNGGPLPPQHGHPVRLVVPGWYGMAQVKWLCDINLTDTPFTGFQQSVAYRYRQSADEPGEPVTRIAPRALMIPPGFPDFMSRTRVLRPGRTGLEGRAWSGHAPVVRVEVSTDDGRSWHDAALDVPEGGTWAWRHWHTAWTATPGSHVLVARATDADGRTQPLDQPWNRGGFGNNLVQRIPVVCLPEGA
- a CDS encoding phosphoribosyltransferase family protein; the encoded protein is MLFTDRVDAGQRLAGALGHLREADPVVLGLPRGGVPVAFQVARALGAPLDVIVVRKLGVPYHRELGFGAIGEGGIRVISDDIVRRGHVSEKDVASVERAEAAELTRQAERFRADRPRVDIRGRTVIVVDDGIATGATAAAACEVVRAQGAARVVLAAPVAPPDAVSWLRTEADEVVCLSTPRAFSAVGEWYQDFSQTPDEEVVALLAQSAADPPSAAKTEDVEVEVGTVRLAGELALPEDAAAVVMFAHGSGSSRHSPRNRTVAAALNTAGLGTLLFDLLTEPEAADRRNVFDIEVLADRLSGATAWLRTRTPVPIGYFGASTGAAAALWAASSAGPEVGAVVSRGGRPDLAGSRLPGVRAPTLLIVGGRDTTVLDLNRQAQSALRCECRLVVVPGATHLFEEPGALDEVSDLARDWFRLHMTPREP